One Aneurinibacillus migulanus genomic region harbors:
- a CDS encoding SEC-C metal-binding domain-containing protein — MILINTYKDMTSGEKRSLTLSMKKYADAFAKKYEDNLSGFASEADVIDTFYAEWLQDSLDSHYAWCSEKNEDSAGYTVKGYHEQDGFEAETKTKIRGILAEKIDWTSVQNKQTKQPVAPKQEAKAPVKEETGKQAEAKKVDASANRRIKRKNTTKLGRNDSCPCGSGKKYKKCCLENGVEYTYVKGKFVAVS, encoded by the coding sequence GTGATTCTAATTAATACATATAAAGACATGACCAGTGGAGAAAAGCGCAGCCTCACGCTCTCGATGAAGAAATATGCCGACGCGTTTGCGAAAAAATATGAGGACAATCTGTCCGGTTTTGCCAGTGAAGCAGATGTTATCGATACATTTTACGCCGAATGGCTCCAAGATTCCTTAGATTCGCATTATGCGTGGTGCTCAGAAAAAAATGAGGACTCCGCAGGCTACACGGTAAAAGGCTACCATGAGCAGGATGGATTCGAGGCTGAAACCAAAACGAAAATTCGCGGCATTCTCGCCGAGAAAATCGATTGGACAAGCGTGCAGAACAAGCAAACAAAGCAGCCGGTTGCTCCGAAACAGGAAGCGAAAGCTCCTGTGAAGGAAGAGACAGGGAAGCAAGCAGAAGCAAAGAAAGTGGATGCGAGCGCCAATCGCAGAATCAAACGTAAAAATACGACCAAATTAGGTCGTAATGATTCGTGTCCATGTGGCAGTGGCAAAAAATACAAGAAGTGCTGTCTGGAAAACGGTGTAGAGTATACGTATGTAAAAGGTAAATTCGTCGCCGTTTCCTAA
- a CDS encoding fatty acid--CoA ligase family protein, with protein sequence MTLIENIERGMREYPDRIAYIFQDMHATYGQLYQQAKNMAAYLTEKGIGKGDHVAILLGNSPHFLISYYGILLTGAAVVPINPIYTPKEILYILHNSQAKAAIAVAPLLPAFIDMRQKLPELREVVLADGDSEHEWTISFEKMIAYSSEGWQRPEIEAEDLAVILYTSGTTGQPKGAMLTQRNMASNADAITEYLGVTPDDTFVTVLPMFHVFCMTVCMNAPIALGASMLILPKFSPVEVVQSICKHQATLFAGVPTMYNFIMQTPGVLPKDLASLRICISGGASLPVALLHNFEKKFGKIISEGYGLSEASPVTAFNPVHGVRKPGSIGVDIPGVENKIVDAEGEDLERGQVGELVVRGPNVMKGYLNMPEETARTLRDGWLYTGDMAYMDEDGYIFIVDRKKDMVIVGGYNVYPREVEEVLYSHPQVVEAAVIGVPDENQGEIVQAYVVARDESLTEEELRAYCSRELAKYKVPHKIVFIEELPKNTTGKILRRALRDMVLK encoded by the coding sequence ATGACGTTAATCGAAAATATTGAGCGGGGCATGCGAGAATATCCAGATCGAATCGCATACATTTTTCAGGACATGCATGCTACGTATGGTCAGTTATACCAACAAGCGAAGAATATGGCTGCATATCTGACGGAAAAAGGTATTGGCAAGGGAGACCATGTGGCAATATTGTTGGGAAATTCTCCGCATTTTCTTATCTCATATTATGGAATTTTGCTGACCGGGGCTGCGGTCGTGCCGATTAACCCAATATATACGCCGAAAGAAATTCTCTACATCCTACATAATAGCCAGGCTAAGGCGGCGATTGCTGTTGCACCACTATTACCGGCATTTATAGACATGCGGCAGAAGCTGCCTGAATTGCGAGAGGTTGTACTGGCGGATGGCGATTCGGAGCATGAATGGACAATATCGTTCGAAAAAATGATAGCGTATTCAAGTGAGGGATGGCAGCGACCGGAAATCGAAGCCGAAGATTTAGCGGTTATTCTGTATACATCTGGTACGACAGGGCAGCCAAAAGGGGCCATGCTGACGCAGCGTAATATGGCGTCCAATGCTGATGCGATTACTGAATATCTAGGTGTAACTCCGGATGATACTTTTGTAACCGTACTTCCGATGTTCCATGTTTTTTGCATGACTGTATGCATGAATGCACCCATTGCCCTCGGAGCTTCTATGCTTATTCTTCCAAAGTTCAGTCCGGTAGAAGTTGTTCAATCCATTTGTAAACATCAGGCTACTTTATTTGCCGGCGTTCCGACGATGTATAATTTCATTATGCAGACACCGGGTGTATTGCCGAAAGATTTAGCCTCACTTCGAATATGCATCTCAGGAGGAGCTTCTCTACCTGTGGCATTGCTGCATAATTTCGAGAAGAAGTTCGGCAAAATTATTTCCGAAGGATACGGGCTGTCGGAAGCGTCACCGGTTACAGCCTTCAATCCGGTCCATGGCGTACGAAAGCCGGGATCCATCGGGGTAGATATCCCAGGTGTGGAGAATAAAATTGTGGACGCGGAAGGTGAAGATTTGGAAAGAGGTCAAGTGGGTGAACTCGTTGTGCGGGGGCCGAACGTGATGAAAGGGTATTTAAACATGCCGGAAGAAACAGCGCGAACGCTGCGTGACGGTTGGCTGTATACAGGGGACATGGCATATATGGATGAGGATGGGTATATTTTTATTGTCGACCGGAAGAAAGATATGGTAATTGTAGGCGGATACAACGTATACCCGCGTGAAGTAGAAGAAGTGCTGTACAGTCATCCGCAAGTCGTTGAAGCAGCGGTCATCGGTGTGCCTGATGAAAACCAGGGCGAGATCGTACAAGCCTATGTGGTAGCCCGTGACGAGTCATTAACAGAAGAGGAGTTAAGAGCCTATTGTAGCCGGGAGCTGGCTAAATACAAGGTACCTCATAAAATCGTATTTATTGAGGAATTACCGAAAAATACAACTGGTAAAATCTTGCGCCGAGCATTACGTGATATGGTACTAAAGTAG
- a CDS encoding IMEF encapsulin system ferritin-like cargo protein has translation MIQPLSELYDVFSRTKAGIRAFMDMLAPVISDAEDEYQRLYFHHIYEEEEQRLERLEGLLPSLSSFLSDGQTANIENPKFNRLLQDIHLEKFGLHNFLEHLDLTMYHFKDPERSQMLASMSEQTKADYMVVKDILSRMNKDSSSSVSPEPRKESDYHVVATAAHEEVDGIGAPPHIPASNMLSTSPTPTRKGLSVGSLKHTR, from the coding sequence ATGATTCAGCCATTGTCGGAACTTTACGATGTATTCTCTCGTACGAAAGCGGGCATTCGTGCTTTTATGGACATGCTCGCTCCTGTCATCTCAGATGCGGAAGACGAGTACCAACGCCTTTACTTTCATCATATTTACGAAGAGGAAGAGCAAAGATTGGAACGATTGGAAGGATTACTTCCATCGTTATCCAGCTTTCTATCCGATGGACAAACCGCCAATATAGAAAATCCGAAATTCAACCGGCTTCTTCAGGATATTCATCTTGAAAAATTCGGCCTGCACAACTTTCTTGAACATCTGGATTTAACAATGTATCACTTTAAGGACCCTGAACGCAGCCAAATGTTAGCCTCCATGTCGGAACAAACAAAAGCAGATTATATGGTGGTTAAAGATATTCTTTCCCGCATGAATAAAGACTCTTCCTCTTCTGTCAGCCCGGAACCTCGCAAAGAGTCAGATTATCATGTGGTAGCAACAGCGGCTCATGAAGAAGTGGACGGGATAGGTGCTCCCCCTCACATACCTGCAAGCAATATGCTATCTACCTCCCCCACGCCTACACGCAAAGGATTAAGTGTAGGAAGCCTGAAACACACACGCTAA
- a CDS encoding family 1 encapsulin nanocompartment shell protein: MDKEGKFSTSPFDRSEWTRLESTVIEAARRQLVGRRFIDIYGPLGEGIQSVSNDIFEESHGGGISLRGESLELSQPTRRVNLSIPMLYKDFILYWRDLEQAKTLGIPIDMSAAANAAVQCARLEDDLIFNGFSQFELPGLMNVKGRLTHIRDEWMKPGKAFEDTVDAIGKLQQIGHNGPYAMVLSPALYSLLHRVHPGTNVLEIEHIRELITDGVFQSPEIKGKAGVIIATGQHNLDLAIAEDFYTAYLDTEHMNHLFRVYEAIVLRIKRPSSICTIEDPDTDK, translated from the coding sequence ATGGATAAAGAAGGAAAATTCTCCACTTCTCCTTTCGATCGGTCGGAATGGACACGATTGGAGTCCACTGTAATCGAGGCAGCCAGAAGGCAGCTTGTCGGTCGCCGTTTTATTGATATCTACGGTCCTTTAGGCGAAGGCATTCAGAGCGTAAGCAATGACATTTTTGAAGAATCACACGGAGGCGGCATCAGTCTTCGCGGAGAATCTCTGGAATTATCTCAGCCAACCCGTCGTGTTAATTTATCCATTCCTATGTTGTATAAAGATTTTATCCTGTATTGGCGCGACCTTGAGCAGGCTAAAACGTTAGGAATCCCTATCGATATGAGTGCCGCAGCTAACGCTGCTGTTCAATGTGCCCGACTAGAAGATGACCTTATTTTCAACGGGTTTTCTCAATTTGAATTACCGGGCCTCATGAACGTGAAGGGAAGGTTGACCCATATTCGGGATGAATGGATGAAACCAGGTAAAGCTTTTGAGGACACGGTTGATGCTATCGGCAAGCTGCAACAAATAGGGCATAACGGACCTTATGCTATGGTCCTCTCTCCTGCACTATACTCTCTTCTTCATCGTGTTCACCCGGGCACTAATGTTTTGGAAATCGAACACATTCGCGAACTGATTACAGATGGCGTATTTCAGTCTCCGGAAATTAAAGGAAAGGCCGGTGTTATTATAGCTACAGGCCAACATAATTTGGACTTGGCAATTGCAGAAGACTTCTATACCGCATATCTTGATACCGAGCATATGAACCATCTGTTCCGAGTTTATGAAGCAATCGTCCTTCGCATAAAGCGTCCAAGCTCCATCTGCACAATTGAAGACCCGGATACTGATAAATAG
- a CDS encoding ketopantoate reductase family protein: MRFLIVGAGAIGGYFGGRLAQKGEDVTFLVRSQKRKQLEETGLHVKSIHGNFHTPIRMLTSGEPADPFDCIILSVKAYHLQQVQQDIALYIGENTLLLPLLNGYDHFASLKKAFGERNVLGGLCFIETTLDQEGTIIQTSTRHDIVFGEWEGGISDRTDVLLHHLDKAGFTATLSENIQRDIWQKYIFISSMSGITTLMGTPVGPILATPQARTVYERLVHEIVAIARNYGAPVDEGTEARTLKTMESLHPEMKSSMQRDMEKRLPVETDHLHGALLTLVSPEQGFYPVLEAVYGRLKVYEAMLGS, encoded by the coding sequence ATGCGGTTTTTGATTGTCGGCGCGGGAGCAATCGGTGGTTACTTCGGTGGCCGTTTAGCTCAGAAAGGAGAAGACGTTACTTTTCTTGTCCGTTCACAAAAGCGAAAGCAGCTAGAGGAAACAGGCCTACACGTTAAAAGTATTCATGGTAACTTCCATACACCAATCCGAATGCTTACAAGTGGCGAGCCGGCAGATCCATTCGATTGTATCATTCTATCAGTAAAAGCATACCATCTACAGCAGGTACAACAAGATATCGCACTATACATCGGAGAGAATACGTTGCTTCTTCCGCTTTTGAACGGCTATGACCATTTTGCATCACTGAAAAAAGCTTTCGGTGAAAGAAATGTACTGGGTGGATTGTGCTTCATCGAAACAACCCTGGATCAGGAAGGCACGATTATTCAGACTAGTACACGCCACGATATCGTGTTCGGAGAATGGGAAGGCGGCATCTCAGATCGGACGGACGTACTGCTGCATCACTTGGATAAGGCTGGCTTCACCGCTACACTTAGTGAAAACATTCAACGCGATATTTGGCAGAAATACATCTTTATTTCTAGCATGAGCGGAATTACTACGCTAATGGGCACTCCGGTAGGGCCGATTCTCGCTACGCCGCAAGCACGCACCGTATACGAACGACTTGTACATGAAATTGTAGCGATTGCACGCAACTATGGCGCTCCTGTTGATGAGGGAACAGAAGCGCGCACATTAAAAACGATGGAGTCATTGCATCCGGAGATGAAATCATCCATGCAGCGTGATATGGAAAAGAGACTCCCTGTCGAAACCGATCACCTGCACGGTGCGCTACTTACGCTTGTTTCCCCGGAGCAAGGCTTTTACCCGGTGCTCGAAGCCGTATATGGTCGTCTGAAAGTGTACGAAGCAATGCTCGGCTCATAA
- a CDS encoding 3-hydroxyacyl-CoA dehydrogenase/enoyl-CoA hydratase family protein, with amino-acid sequence MERGIQKAAVLGSGVMGAAIAAHLANAGIQTYLLDIVPNKLTEQEEKKGMTLDHPTVRSRLATEAKVRLLKTKPAPLFSKKNADLIVPGNLEDDLKHLKEVDWIVEAIVENLEIKQHLWEKVEQNWTEGTIVSSNTSGVSINRMIEGRSDAFRRHFLGTHFFNPPRYMKLLEIIPSHDTDENVIAFMKRFGERTLGKGVVIAKDTPNFIANRIGTYGLLVTFEEMQKSGFGVEEVDMMTGTVIGRPKSATFRTLDMVGLDTFIHVAANVHKNVKDEKEKAAFSVPELLHKMVEKRWLGDKTDQGFYQKKKTEKGREILSLDFQELTYIPTKKVKLPAIEQAKAAGGLGKRMKALVYSPSKEGQFTWNILKKVLLYSAAKLPEIADDIVSIDKAMKWGFNWELGPFETWDALGVKESVDRMKKEDEDVPQWVEEMLASGKTSFYEKETGTVYYHALTGERAEEERAREQLKLSAYKGKAKPVLSNAGASLIDIGDGVACLEFHSPNNAIGFDIVDMLFKSLDEVEKNYRGLVIGNEAKNFCVGANLMMVLMEAQDDNWDDINYLVHRFQQASLALKYAKKPVVSAPFGMTLGGGAEVCLPTAKIQAAAETYMGLVEVGVGVIPGGGGTKEVLWRATKPVDAVDSKADLQAFVNKAFESIAMAKVSTSAEEARELGFLRRGDAVSMNRDHLLYDAKQSVLGLDMAGYEPPQQEKIRVVGADGKAVLNLGIYTMRQGGYISDHDVIIAQKLAHVLAGGDVNPNTYVTEQYLLDLEREAFLSLCGEPKSQERMHHMLTKGKPLRN; translated from the coding sequence ATGGAGAGAGGCATTCAGAAGGCCGCAGTGCTGGGCTCGGGTGTAATGGGGGCTGCAATTGCCGCACACCTGGCGAATGCAGGCATTCAGACGTACCTATTGGATATTGTACCGAACAAGCTTACAGAGCAGGAAGAGAAGAAAGGAATGACACTGGATCATCCCACGGTACGCAGTCGGCTTGCGACAGAAGCAAAGGTACGGCTGCTCAAGACAAAACCGGCACCGCTATTTTCAAAGAAGAATGCAGATTTAATTGTGCCGGGCAATCTGGAAGATGATTTGAAGCATTTGAAAGAAGTCGACTGGATTGTTGAAGCGATCGTTGAAAATCTGGAGATTAAGCAGCATCTCTGGGAAAAGGTGGAGCAGAATTGGACGGAAGGTACGATTGTCAGCTCGAATACATCCGGGGTTTCGATTAATAGAATGATTGAAGGAAGGAGCGACGCGTTCCGTCGACATTTCCTCGGTACTCATTTCTTTAATCCACCGCGTTATATGAAACTGCTTGAGATTATTCCTAGTCATGATACAGATGAAAATGTAATCGCTTTTATGAAGCGATTCGGAGAGCGTACACTGGGCAAAGGCGTGGTGATTGCGAAGGATACACCGAACTTTATCGCAAATCGGATTGGTACTTACGGGTTGCTTGTTACATTCGAAGAAATGCAGAAAAGCGGTTTCGGTGTAGAAGAGGTGGATATGATGACAGGTACAGTCATCGGCCGTCCGAAAAGCGCAACGTTCCGTACGTTGGATATGGTTGGTCTAGATACGTTCATTCATGTAGCAGCCAATGTGCACAAGAATGTAAAGGACGAAAAGGAAAAGGCGGCATTCAGCGTGCCGGAATTGCTTCACAAAATGGTCGAGAAGCGCTGGTTAGGCGATAAGACTGACCAAGGATTCTATCAAAAAAAGAAAACGGAAAAAGGCCGGGAAATTCTCTCATTGGATTTCCAAGAGCTTACTTATATCCCGACGAAGAAGGTGAAACTGCCGGCTATTGAGCAGGCGAAGGCGGCTGGCGGATTAGGAAAGAGAATGAAAGCGCTTGTTTATAGTCCGTCAAAAGAAGGACAGTTTACCTGGAATATATTGAAAAAAGTGCTGCTGTACTCTGCGGCGAAGCTACCCGAGATCGCCGACGATATCGTAAGCATCGATAAGGCAATGAAATGGGGCTTCAACTGGGAGCTTGGTCCGTTTGAGACATGGGATGCACTCGGCGTAAAAGAGTCGGTAGACCGCATGAAGAAAGAAGATGAAGACGTTCCACAATGGGTAGAGGAGATGCTAGCCTCAGGTAAAACATCCTTCTATGAAAAAGAAACCGGCACTGTTTATTACCATGCGTTGACCGGAGAGCGGGCAGAAGAAGAAAGAGCCCGCGAGCAGCTTAAACTCTCTGCCTACAAGGGTAAGGCAAAGCCCGTTCTCTCCAATGCAGGAGCGAGCCTTATCGACATCGGAGACGGAGTCGCCTGCCTGGAATTCCACTCGCCCAATAACGCGATCGGTTTCGATATTGTTGATATGTTGTTTAAATCACTTGATGAGGTTGAGAAGAACTACCGTGGGCTTGTAATCGGAAACGAGGCGAAAAACTTCTGCGTAGGCGCCAATTTGATGATGGTACTGATGGAAGCGCAGGATGATAACTGGGATGATATCAATTATCTCGTACATCGTTTCCAACAGGCATCGCTCGCGCTTAAGTATGCAAAAAAACCGGTCGTTTCAGCTCCGTTCGGCATGACGCTCGGCGGCGGTGCGGAGGTGTGTTTGCCGACGGCCAAGATTCAGGCGGCGGCCGAAACATATATGGGGCTGGTAGAAGTCGGTGTCGGGGTTATTCCAGGCGGCGGTGGTACGAAGGAAGTCCTCTGGCGTGCTACGAAGCCGGTTGATGCGGTGGACTCAAAGGCCGATTTGCAGGCATTCGTTAATAAAGCATTCGAGTCGATTGCGATGGCTAAAGTATCGACTAGCGCGGAAGAAGCGCGCGAGCTTGGCTTTTTACGGCGCGGTGATGCAGTTTCCATGAACCGCGATCACTTATTGTATGACGCCAAGCAATCAGTTCTTGGACTTGATATGGCCGGATACGAGCCGCCGCAGCAGGAGAAAATCCGCGTTGTCGGTGCTGACGGAAAAGCGGTGCTCAATCTTGGTATTTATACGATGCGTCAGGGCGGATATATCAGCGATCATGACGTTATTATTGCCCAGAAGCTAGCCCATGTGCTCGCGGGGGGCGATGTGAACCCAAATACGTATGTAACGGAACAATACCTGCTCGATCTGGAGCGTGAGGCGTTCTTAAGTCTATGCGGCGAACCGAAGAGCCAGGAGCGAATGCACCACATGCTAACGAAGGGGAAACCATTGCGCAATTAG
- a CDS encoding 2Fe-2S iron-sulfur cluster-binding protein — protein sequence MNRKSLTVGSLINGKKQFLPSKNTNIPQAKIHLQQNRLHAELTPVSHQTLLDATLDQGQLLDYACRKGTCGRCTVEVITGASLLHTPNKKEQKKLQHLLTEGYRLACQATIR from the coding sequence TTGAACCGTAAGTCATTAACAGTGGGCTCCTTAATTAACGGAAAAAAGCAGTTCCTTCCTTCAAAAAATACAAACATTCCTCAAGCTAAAATCCATTTGCAGCAGAATCGATTACATGCTGAGCTAACACCAGTAAGTCATCAGACTTTATTAGATGCAACGCTAGATCAAGGCCAACTTCTCGATTATGCATGCCGAAAAGGCACCTGCGGACGCTGCACAGTTGAGGTGATAACAGGTGCTTCCCTTCTACATACACCAAATAAAAAAGAACAAAAAAAATTGCAGCATTTACTTACAGAAGGGTATCGCTTAGCTTGCCAAGCTACAATAAGATAA
- a CDS encoding acetyl-CoA C-acetyltransferase — protein MREAVIVSAVRTAVGKAPKGTLKHTRPEDLGAAVIREVVRRAPGLEKDRIEDVVIGCAMPEGEQGLNMARIISVYAGLPNTVPAFTINRFCSSGLQSIAIAAEKVMCGFADIVIAGGVESMSHVPMTGYKPAPHPDIVEKYPEIYISMGHTAENVAERFNVSREDQDQFAVASHAKAAAAIREGKFKDEIVPLTVKEKYFDDKGKLQVREFIFDTDEGVRPETSMEGLARLKSPFRLGGSVTAGNASQTSDGAAAVVVMSREKAEELGLKPLAIFRSFTVGGVDPDIMGVGPIAAIPKALRLAGITQEQVDLFEINEAFASQALQVVRHLGIDESKVNVNGGAIALGHPLGCTGSKLTVSLVHEAARRGAKYGVVSMCIGGGMGAAGVFEFIK, from the coding sequence ATGAGAGAAGCGGTCATTGTATCGGCCGTGCGTACGGCCGTAGGAAAAGCACCAAAAGGAACATTGAAACACACCCGTCCGGAAGATTTGGGCGCGGCGGTCATTCGGGAAGTCGTGCGCCGCGCACCAGGGCTTGAGAAAGATAGGATAGAGGACGTGGTTATTGGCTGCGCGATGCCAGAAGGTGAGCAGGGATTGAATATGGCGCGCATCATTTCCGTCTATGCGGGTCTGCCCAATACAGTTCCAGCGTTCACGATTAACCGGTTTTGTTCATCCGGCCTACAGTCCATTGCCATTGCGGCCGAGAAGGTGATGTGCGGGTTTGCGGATATCGTTATTGCCGGAGGCGTGGAGAGCATGAGCCATGTACCGATGACCGGCTATAAGCCGGCGCCTCATCCAGACATCGTAGAGAAATATCCAGAAATCTATATTAGTATGGGCCATACAGCTGAGAACGTCGCAGAACGGTTTAACGTTAGTCGCGAAGATCAAGATCAGTTCGCGGTAGCGAGTCATGCAAAAGCCGCGGCAGCTATTAGGGAGGGCAAGTTCAAAGACGAAATTGTTCCGTTGACCGTAAAAGAAAAATATTTTGACGACAAAGGCAAGCTGCAGGTGAGGGAATTTATCTTCGATACGGATGAGGGCGTGCGTCCAGAGACAAGTATGGAAGGGCTAGCCAGGTTGAAATCCCCATTCCGACTAGGCGGCAGCGTGACAGCGGGCAATGCGTCGCAGACGAGCGACGGCGCGGCGGCAGTGGTCGTCATGTCGCGCGAAAAAGCGGAGGAGCTGGGACTGAAACCGCTTGCGATTTTCCGTTCGTTTACCGTTGGTGGAGTAGACCCGGATATTATGGGAGTTGGTCCCATCGCTGCGATTCCGAAAGCGCTGAGGCTTGCAGGCATCACACAGGAGCAGGTCGATTTGTTTGAGATTAACGAGGCATTCGCTTCCCAAGCATTACAGGTGGTCCGTCATCTGGGCATCGATGAAAGCAAAGTCAACGTGAACGGCGGTGCGATAGCACTTGGCCACCCATTGGGCTGCACGGGCTCGAAATTAACGGTATCGCTTGTGCATGAAGCGGCGCGTAGAGGCGCTAAGTATGGCGTTGTTTCGATGTGCATCGGCGGCGGTATGGGGGCGGCTGGCGTATTTGAATTTATAAAGTAA
- a CDS encoding acyl-CoA dehydrogenase family protein — protein sequence MSVQDTMPKGGQFILEEADYNSVFTPEDFSEEQQMIARMTRDFIEGEVAPKSEELEKLDYELTVKLLRQAGELGLLGADVPEAYGGAALDKISSSLIGEYMVRGGSFSLSHGAHVGIGTLPIVFFGTPEQKAKYLPQLATGEKISAYCLTEPASGSDALGAKTTAVLNEAGTHYILNGTKQFITNAGFADVFIVYAKIDGEHFSAFIIEKEFPGVSTGPEEKKMGIKGSSTRPLILENVEVPVENLLGEAGKGHKIAFNILNIGRYKLGVGAIGASKWAIQLATEYAKERKQFKTEIANFPLIQNKLADMAIRTYVNESLTYRTGGYLEAATQHLDLEKNVFNEAAKAIEEHAIEYSIVKVFGSEALDFVADEGVQIHGGYGYISEYKIEQIYRDSRINRIFEGTNEINRLLIPATLLKRAMQGKLPLMQKLQTLQKELTEYMPPMDLSESTGLLETESKMLEAAKKLFLMVGGTAVQKYMQKVDQEQEILENLSNLMITIYALESALLRAKKTADRKGGAAAQLQVDMTRAYFQEVWPDLEKWAKEVLVATSEGDVLRTQLSIVKKLVRMQPVNTIVLKRGIAKRIIEAEQYTTTVK from the coding sequence ATGAGCGTACAAGATACAATGCCAAAAGGCGGGCAGTTCATTCTTGAAGAAGCGGACTACAATTCAGTGTTCACTCCAGAAGATTTTAGTGAGGAACAGCAGATGATCGCACGCATGACGCGTGATTTCATCGAAGGCGAAGTAGCACCGAAGTCGGAAGAACTCGAGAAGTTGGATTATGAATTAACGGTAAAATTGCTTCGACAAGCGGGCGAATTAGGGCTCTTGGGCGCTGACGTTCCAGAAGCATACGGCGGCGCGGCGCTCGATAAAATCAGTTCCAGTCTTATCGGGGAATATATGGTACGTGGCGGCTCGTTTTCGCTTAGTCACGGTGCTCATGTGGGCATTGGCACACTACCGATCGTGTTCTTCGGCACGCCTGAACAGAAGGCCAAATATTTGCCTCAGCTTGCGACTGGCGAAAAAATTTCAGCATACTGCCTGACTGAACCAGCTTCCGGTTCTGATGCGTTGGGCGCCAAAACGACCGCAGTGCTCAACGAAGCTGGCACACACTATATTTTGAATGGAACGAAGCAATTCATTACGAATGCTGGCTTTGCGGATGTGTTTATCGTGTATGCGAAAATTGACGGCGAACATTTCTCCGCATTTATCATAGAAAAAGAATTCCCAGGTGTAAGTACCGGTCCGGAAGAGAAGAAAATGGGTATTAAGGGTTCGTCTACCCGCCCGCTTATTCTCGAGAACGTAGAAGTACCAGTGGAAAATCTGCTAGGTGAAGCCGGCAAAGGACATAAAATCGCATTTAATATCTTGAATATCGGTCGTTATAAGCTGGGTGTCGGAGCCATTGGGGCATCCAAGTGGGCCATTCAGCTGGCAACCGAATATGCTAAGGAGCGCAAGCAATTCAAAACAGAGATTGCAAATTTCCCGCTCATTCAGAACAAGCTTGCAGATATGGCAATTCGCACATATGTTAACGAAAGTTTGACGTATCGCACTGGAGGTTATCTGGAAGCGGCGACGCAGCATTTGGATCTCGAAAAAAACGTGTTCAATGAAGCGGCTAAAGCGATTGAGGAACATGCGATCGAATATTCTATCGTTAAAGTATTCGGGTCGGAAGCGCTTGACTTTGTAGCTGACGAAGGCGTACAAATCCATGGGGGATACGGCTACATCTCCGAATACAAAATCGAACAGATATATCGCGACTCTCGTATCAACCGTATCTTTGAAGGTACGAATGAAATTAATCGCCTGCTAATTCCAGCCACGCTTCTAAAACGTGCGATGCAAGGAAAATTGCCGCTCATGCAGAAGCTGCAGACCTTACAAAAAGAGCTGACCGAATATATGCCGCCGATGGATCTATCGGAGTCGACTGGCCTTCTGGAAACGGAAAGCAAGATGCTCGAAGCGGCGAAGAAGCTGTTCTTAATGGTAGGGGGGACGGCAGTACAGAAATATATGCAAAAAGTTGATCAGGAGCAGGAAATTCTGGAGAATCTGTCCAACCTGATGATTACGATTTATGCATTGGAATCCGCCTTGCTGCGCGCGAAGAAGACAGCGGATCGTAAAGGCGGAGCAGCGGCACAGCTACAGGTTGACATGACTCGTGCCTACTTCCAGGAAGTGTGGCCCGATCTAGAAAAATGGGCAAAAGAAGTGTTAGTAGCGACAAGCGAAGGTGATGTTCTCCGTACCCAATTATCCATCGTGAAGAAGCTTGTACGTATGCAGCCGGTTAATACAATTGTCCTCAAGCGTGGTATCGCAAAACGCATCATCGAAGCCGAACAGTATACAACAACAGTGAAGTAA
- a CDS encoding YkuS family protein — protein sequence MARIGVEDTLGNIKQYLESQGHQVVAMNEANIQNCDCCVISGQDQNMVGMSDVVTKAPVINADGMTAAEVLEAVNRNITQ from the coding sequence ATGGCAAGGATTGGAGTCGAAGATACATTAGGTAATATTAAGCAGTATCTGGAAAGTCAAGGACATCAAGTAGTGGCGATGAATGAAGCCAATATACAGAACTGCGACTGCTGCGTGATTTCTGGGCAAGACCAGAACATGGTGGGCATGTCCGATGTGGTAACAAAAGCACCTGTGATTAACGCTGATGGCATGACAGCAGCAGAAGTACTCGAAGCTGTAAATCGAAACATTACACAATAA